One part of the Vicia villosa cultivar HV-30 ecotype Madison, WI linkage group LG6, Vvil1.0, whole genome shotgun sequence genome encodes these proteins:
- the LOC131613842 gene encoding uncharacterized protein LOC131613842 has protein sequence MDPIKYLFKKPALTRRIARWKMLLSEHDIHYRAQKAIKGNVLADHLASQPIDDDQSLQDDFPDKEIMYLKSKDYEEPLHGEGPDPESRWDLIFDGAINAYGRGIGAIIVMPQGSHIKGEWETCHPGVIPYRDYARRLLTFFNKVEFHHIPREESQMADALATLASMYQVKF, from the exons atggatccaatcaaatacttgTTTAAAAAGCCTGCGTTGACTAGAAGAATTGCACGCTGGAAGATGTTATTATCAGAACACGACATCCATTATCGTGCCCAAAAAGCCATCAAAGGAAATGTTTTAGCCGACCATCTGGCCTCTCAACCTATTGATGATGATCAATCCTTACAAGATGACTTCCCAGACAAAGAAATCATGTATTTAAAATCAAAAGATTATGAAGAACCTTTACATGGAGAAGGACCTGATCCTGAATCCCGATGGGATTTGATATTTGATGGAGCCATTAATGCTTATGgtagaggaattggggcaatcattgttatgcCACAAGGTTCTCAT atcaaaggagaatgggaaacctGTCATCCTGGTgtaattccttacagagattatgcccgAAGACTACTGaccttcttcaacaaagttgaattccatcacatacctcgtgaggaaagtcaAATGGCAGATGCATTGGCTACCTTGGCTTCCATGTATCAAGTGAAGTTTTAG